One Ricinus communis isolate WT05 ecotype wild-type chromosome 7, ASM1957865v1, whole genome shotgun sequence genomic region harbors:
- the LOC8273488 gene encoding disease resistance protein RPM1 isoform X2 — MEDVIENIIEEFVRLQMLQENYHAEVKVSEPYFELFLVEVDEQDFVAKAANLPVYAVIEDDGKDIPPNFKSLQIHSLFLITAERRAPSSVSARGLSRAYMETFCRLQSLVVLGLDGEVECLPDKVGSLINLKYLEVRWSNIDDLPRTLNNLQKLQTLDARWNRFRNLRELPIEMLNSRQLRHLLMSHTTNNGEIRVSKGFATMVNLQTCDGVYAGGGIANELGALVQLKKLGVKRISEDHASDLSAAIMKMSKLVSLSLEAEGSFFDDTQLLPEIEQLSPPPLLRELILSGGLVEIPKWISSMENLTTLGLFQSKLLENPNSVLQFLPKLKHLRLQDAYKAKCIGKEFCEAGGFPKLETLSIVSRTLVEWTEIVEGAFPSLRRLIFWNCCRLRFLPESLQNISTLQELILFNTHKDLARKLIGQENYKIKDIPKVIIY, encoded by the coding sequence ATGGAAGATGTAATAGAAAACATTATTGAGGAGTTTGTTAGATTGCAAATGCTTCAAGAAAATTACCATGCTGAAGTGAAAGTTTCTGAACCATATTTTGAACTTTTCCTTGTTGAAGTGGATGAACAAGATTTTGTTGCTAAAGCTGCAAACTTACCTGTATATGCTGTGATTGAAGATGATGGGAAGGACATTCCTCCTAACTTCAAAAGCCTTCAAATTCATTCTTTGTTTTTGATTACTGCTGAGCGACGTGCTCCTTCTTCCGTTTCTGCTCGAGGACTTTCTCGGGCCTACATGGAAACTTTTTGCAGGCTGCAATCCCTGGTGGTTTTAGGTTTAGATGGCGAGGTGGAGTGCTTGCCTGATAAAGTGGGAAGCCTAATTAATCTCAAGTATTTAGAGGTGCGGTGGTCAAATATAGATGACCTTCCAAGGACCTTAAATAATCTTCAGAAACTGCAAACTTTGGATGCAAGATGGAATAGATTTAGAAATCTACGTGAACTTCCAATAGAGATGTTAAATTCTCGACAGTTGAGGCACCTTTTGATGTCCCATACAACCAACAATGGTGAAATTAGAGTTTCAAAAGGCTTTGCAACAATGGTCAATCTTCAGACTTGTGATGGAGTGTATGCTGGAGGTGGGATTGCTAATGAATTGGGTGCCTTAGTCCAACTGAAAAAACTTGGTGTTAAGCGTATCTCTGAAGATCATGCTAGTGATCTATCTGCAGCCATCATGAAGATGTCAAAACTTGTCTCCTTGTCCTTGGAAGCAGAAGGAAGTTTCTTTGATGATACACAACTTCTTCCTGAAATCGAACAACTTTCTCCTCCACCGCTTCTTCGGGAGCTTATTTTAAGTGGTGGACTAGTTGAAATTCCCAAATGGATTTCCTCCATGGAAAACCTTACCACTCTAGGATTATTTCAGTCAAAGCTATTGGAGAACCCCAATTCAGTCCTTCAGTTTCTTCCAAAATTAAAACATCTCCGTCTACAGGATGCCTATAAGGCAAAATGCATTGGTAAAGAATTTTGTGAGGCAGGTGGTTTCCCAAAGCTGGAAACTCTATCAATTGTATCTCGGACTCTAGTGGAGTGGACTGAGATTGTAGAAGGAGCTTTTCCAAGTTTAAGGCGTCTCATTTTCTGGAACTGTTGCAGGTTGAGGTTTCTTCCTGAAAGTTTACAGAATATTTCTACACTTCAggaattaattttgtttaatacACACAAAGATCTTGCCAGGAAACTTATTGGTCAAGAGAATTACAAGATTAAGGACATTCCAAAAGTGATAATCTATTGA
- the LOC8273488 gene encoding disease resistance protein RPM1 isoform X1 — protein sequence MPLFYFVRESENRREFYFVEMPRAKSQGDVASSSNHIEEGESSSNSKGSKGKTSSSEYFMSNYENLPDHLKSCLDYCFIITFRYGVDKEKLPRLLLAAYTVPEKSGEIMEDVIENIIEEFVRLQMLQENYHAEVKVSEPYFELFLVEVDEQDFVAKAANLPVYAVIEDDGKDIPPNFKSLQIHSLFLITAERRAPSSVSARGLSRAYMETFCRLQSLVVLGLDGEVECLPDKVGSLINLKYLEVRWSNIDDLPRTLNNLQKLQTLDARWNRFRNLRELPIEMLNSRQLRHLLMSHTTNNGEIRVSKGFATMVNLQTCDGVYAGGGIANELGALVQLKKLGVKRISEDHASDLSAAIMKMSKLVSLSLEAEGSFFDDTQLLPEIEQLSPPPLLRELILSGGLVEIPKWISSMENLTTLGLFQSKLLENPNSVLQFLPKLKHLRLQDAYKAKCIGKEFCEAGGFPKLETLSIVSRTLVEWTEIVEGAFPSLRRLIFWNCCRLRFLPESLQNISTLQELILFNTHKDLARKLIGQENYKIKDIPKVIIY from the coding sequence ATGCCTCTCTTCTACTTCGTGCGTGAATCAGAAAATAGAAGAGAGTTCTACTTCGTCGAGATGCCAAGAGCAAAATCTCAAGGTGATGTCGCTTCTAGCAGTAATCATATTGAAGAAGGAGAGAGCTCTTCTAATTCTAAAGGAAGCAAAGGTAAGACTTCTAGTTCAGAatatttcatgtcaaactaTGAAAATCTTCCTGATCATCTCAAGTCATGCTTAGATTATTGTTTCATCATCACCTTTAGATATGGTGTAGACAAGGAAAAACTTCCTAGGCTTCTTTTGGCCGCATATACAGTACCAGAAAAATCGGGGGAAATCATGGAAGATGTAATAGAAAACATTATTGAGGAGTTTGTTAGATTGCAAATGCTTCAAGAAAATTACCATGCTGAAGTGAAAGTTTCTGAACCATATTTTGAACTTTTCCTTGTTGAAGTGGATGAACAAGATTTTGTTGCTAAAGCTGCAAACTTACCTGTATATGCTGTGATTGAAGATGATGGGAAGGACATTCCTCCTAACTTCAAAAGCCTTCAAATTCATTCTTTGTTTTTGATTACTGCTGAGCGACGTGCTCCTTCTTCCGTTTCTGCTCGAGGACTTTCTCGGGCCTACATGGAAACTTTTTGCAGGCTGCAATCCCTGGTGGTTTTAGGTTTAGATGGCGAGGTGGAGTGCTTGCCTGATAAAGTGGGAAGCCTAATTAATCTCAAGTATTTAGAGGTGCGGTGGTCAAATATAGATGACCTTCCAAGGACCTTAAATAATCTTCAGAAACTGCAAACTTTGGATGCAAGATGGAATAGATTTAGAAATCTACGTGAACTTCCAATAGAGATGTTAAATTCTCGACAGTTGAGGCACCTTTTGATGTCCCATACAACCAACAATGGTGAAATTAGAGTTTCAAAAGGCTTTGCAACAATGGTCAATCTTCAGACTTGTGATGGAGTGTATGCTGGAGGTGGGATTGCTAATGAATTGGGTGCCTTAGTCCAACTGAAAAAACTTGGTGTTAAGCGTATCTCTGAAGATCATGCTAGTGATCTATCTGCAGCCATCATGAAGATGTCAAAACTTGTCTCCTTGTCCTTGGAAGCAGAAGGAAGTTTCTTTGATGATACACAACTTCTTCCTGAAATCGAACAACTTTCTCCTCCACCGCTTCTTCGGGAGCTTATTTTAAGTGGTGGACTAGTTGAAATTCCCAAATGGATTTCCTCCATGGAAAACCTTACCACTCTAGGATTATTTCAGTCAAAGCTATTGGAGAACCCCAATTCAGTCCTTCAGTTTCTTCCAAAATTAAAACATCTCCGTCTACAGGATGCCTATAAGGCAAAATGCATTGGTAAAGAATTTTGTGAGGCAGGTGGTTTCCCAAAGCTGGAAACTCTATCAATTGTATCTCGGACTCTAGTGGAGTGGACTGAGATTGTAGAAGGAGCTTTTCCAAGTTTAAGGCGTCTCATTTTCTGGAACTGTTGCAGGTTGAGGTTTCTTCCTGAAAGTTTACAGAATATTTCTACACTTCAggaattaattttgtttaatacACACAAAGATCTTGCCAGGAAACTTATTGGTCAAGAGAATTACAAGATTAAGGACATTCCAAAAGTGATAATCTATTGA
- the LOC8273489 gene encoding AP-1 complex subunit mu-2 has translation MAGAVSALFLLDIKGRVLVWRDYRGDVSSVQAERFFTKLIEKEGDPQSQDPVVYDNGVTYMYIQHSNVYLMTASRQNCNAAGLLSFLHRVVDVFKHYFEELEEESLRDNFVVVYELLDEMMDFGYPQYTEAKILSEFIKTDAYRMETTQRPPMAVTNAVSWRSEGIVYKKNEVFLDVVESVNILVNSNGQVIRSDVVGALKMRTYLSGMPECKLGLNDRVLLEAQGRATKGKAIDLEDIKFHQCVRLARFENDRTISFIPPDGAFDLMTYRLSTQVKPLIWVEAQVERHSRSRVEITVKARSQFKERSTATNVEIELPVPTDASNPNVRTSMGSASYAPENDALMWKIKSFPGGKEYMMRAEFSLPSITAEEGAPERKAPIRVKFEIPYFTVSGIQVRYLKIIEKSGYQALPWVRYITMAGEYELRLI, from the exons ATGGCAGGAGCAGTCTCTGCTCTCTTTCTATTAGACATAAAAGGCCGTGTTTTAGTATGGCGCGATTACCGTGGCGACGTCTCCTCTGTTCAAGCCGAACGCTTCTTCACCAAACTCATCGAAAAAGAG GGAGATCCGCAGTCTCAAGATCCGGTTGTGTATGATAATGGAGTTACTTATATGTATATACAACACAGCAATGTTTATCTTATGACTGCCTCCAGACAGAATTGTAATGCTGCTGGCCTCCTCTCCTTTCTTCACCGCGTTGTTGAT GTTTTTAAGCATTATTTCGAAGAATTAGAAGAGGAATCACTTAGGGATAACTTTGTGGTGGTG TACGAGTTACTTGATGAAATGATGGACTTTGGATACCCTCAGTATACTGAAGCGAAAATTCttagtgaatttatcaagACTGATGCCTACAGGATGGAAACTACTCAGAGGCCTCCTATGGCTGTTACAAATGCAGTATCTTGGCGCAGTGAAGGGATAGTATATAAGAAGAATGAA GTATTTTTGGATGTGGTGGAGAGTGTTAATATACTTGTCAACAGTAATGGACAAGTGATAAGGTCGGATGTTGTTGGGGCATTGAAGATGCGAACTTATTTGAG TGGCATGCCTGAATGTAAGCTTGGCCTAAATGATCGAGTATTATTGGAGGCCCAAGGTCGTGCAACAAAGGGAAAGGCCATTGATTTGGAGGACATCAAATTTCATCA GTGTGTGCGCTtggctcgatttgaaaatgaTCGGACAATATCCTTCATACCACCTGATGGAGCTTTTGATCTGATGACATATAGATTGAGCACTCAG GTTAAGCCGCTTATTTGGGTGGAAGCTCAAGTCGAAAGGCATTCAAGAAGTCGTGTTGAGATCACAGTAAAAGCTAGGAGTCAGTTCAAGGAGCGCAG CACTGCAACAAATGTTGAGATTGAGTTGCCTGTGCCAACTGATGCTTCCAATCCAAATGTTCGGACATCAATGGGATCTGCATCATATGCACCTGAAAATGATGCATTAATGTggaaaattaaatcttttccAGGTGGAAAG GAGTACATGATGAGGGCAGAGTTCAGTCTCCCAAGTATAACAGCTGAAGAAGGAGCGCCTGAGAGAAAGGCTCCAATACGTGTGAAGTTTGAAATACCATATTTTACTGTCTCAGGAATACAG GTCAGGTACCTGAAGATTATTGAGAAAAGTGGTTATCAGGCTCTTCCATGGGTGAGATATATAACTATGGCTGGTGAGTATGAGCTTAGGCTTATTTGA
- the LOC8273490 gene encoding lysM domain receptor-like kinase 3: MHPFTCSEESNHVRMCNASLYHINKGLQIDQIAYFYNVSITQITPILNGDRKDYIIMVPCSCENVNGTKAYFYDAIYQVKENDTFLNVSDQMYSGQAWEVGNESSTFITGYQVPMHLLCGCVESESQIVVTYTIEQQDTLSDIASRLSSTTSGILDMNSFVIKDPNFLRPDWVLFVPKEINGIPTPNTGGKRQKWAIIISILSVVTLLLMITVIIIVLRMKISQPNNKEDPKALSKSMSTIRGHSLQNSFSKKSKREIALTIKLHSTDGTAFESEKPVIYSPEEIEEATNNFDESRKIGAGGYGSVYFGELAGQEVAIKKMKSNKSKEFFAELKVLCRIHHINVVELLGYASGDDHLYLVYEYIQNGSLSDHLHDPLLKGYQALSWTARTQIAVDAAKGIEYIHDHTKTRYVHRDIKSSNILLDEGLRAKVADFGLAKLVERTNDEDLIATRLVGTPGYLPPESVKELQVTTKTDVFAFGVVLAELITGQRALVRDNWEPTKTRSLITVVYKIFEDDDPETALENSVDRNLQGSFPVEDVYKMAEIAEWCLNEDPINRPEMRDIVPNLSKIMTSSVEWEASLGGNSTVFSGIYNGR, from the exons ATGCACCCTTTTACCTGCTCTGAAGAATCGAATCATGTCAGGATGTGTAATGCCTCCTTATACCATATCAACAAAGGTCTGCAGATAGATCAAATTGCTTATTTTTACAATGTCAGCATAACCCAGATAACTCCAATCTTGAATGGAGATAGAAAAGACTATATAATAATGGTTCCATGTTCTTGCGAAAATGTCAATGGCACCAAAGCATACTTTTATGATGCAATCTATCAAGTGAAAGAAAATGACACATTTCTGAATGTTTCAGATCAGATGTACAGCGGGCAAGCTTGGGAAGTTGGAAATGAAAGTAGTACTTTTATTACAGGATATCAAGTTCCTATGCATCTTCTGTGTGGTTGTGTAGAAAGTGAGTCCCAAATTGTCGTAACATATACTATTGAGCAACAAGACACATTATCAGATATTGCTAGCAGATTATCATCTACTACAAGTGGCATACTGGACATGAACAGTTTTGTGATAAAAGATCCAAACTTCTTAAGACCTGATTGGGTCCTGTTTGTGCCTAAGGAGATCAATGGCATTCCAACTCCAAATACAGGTG GAAAAAGGCAGAAGTGGGCCATTATCATCAGCATACTATCAGTTGTGACGTTACTTCTAATGATCACAGTGATAATAATCGTTCTCAGGATGAAGATATCTCAACCAAACAATAAGGAAGACCCAAAAGCACTATCTAAAAGCATGAGTACTATAAGAGGACACTCCTT gCAGAATTCGTTCAGCAAGAAAAGTAAAAGGGAGATAGCACTCACAATAAAGTTACATTCTACAGATGGAACAGCTTTTGAATCAGAAAAACCAGTCATATACAGTCCAGAAGAGATTGAAGAAGCTACGAATAACTTTGATGAATCTAGGAAAATTGGAGCAGGTGGATACGGGAGTGTTTACTTTGGAGAACTAGCGGGGCAG GAGGTTGCAATAAAGAAGATGAAATCAAATAAATCCAAAGAGTTCTTTGCCGAGCTTAAAGTCTTGTGTAGAATCCATCACATAAATGTG GTGGAGCTATTGGGGTACGCCAGCGGCGACGACCATCTTTACTTGGTTTACGAGTACATTCAAAATGGATCACTTAGTGATCATCTTCATGATCCATTGCTTAAAG GTTATCAGGCCCTCTCTTGGACAGCAAGAACACAGATAGCAGTGGATGCTGCGAAGGGAATTGAATATATTCACGACCACACAAAAACACGCTATGTGCATCGAGATATAAAGAGCAGTAACATTCTGCTAGATGAAGGATTACGAGCGAAG GTTGCAGATTTTGGGTTGGCAAAGCTTGTTGAACGAACAAATGATGAAGATCTAATTGCGACACGACTGGTTGGGACACCAGGCTATCTTCCTCCAGA ATCTGTTAAGGAGCTACAGGTGACCACAAAAACTGATGTATTTGCATTTGGAGTAGTTCTGGCGGAGCTGATAACAGGCCAACGTGCACTTGTTCGTGACAACTGGGAGCCTACAAAGACGAGATCACTAATTACAGTG GTTTACAAAAtatttgaagatgatgatcCAGAGACCGCCTTGGAAAATTCTGTAGATAGAAATCTTCAGGGCAGCTTCCCTGTAGAGGATGTTTACAAG ATGGCAGAAATTGCAGAATGGTGTTTGAATGAAGACCCAATCAACAGGCCAGAAATGAGAGATATTGTTCCAAATCTATCTAAAATCATGACTTCCTCAGTAGAGTGGGAAGCATCCTTAGGAGGGAACAGCACAGTTTTTAGTGGGATATATAATGGAAGATAG
- the LOC8273492 gene encoding protein POOR HOMOLOGOUS SYNAPSIS 1 isoform X2, with translation MAGSLALVLSEPQEKSVSNIKEEWQKVSYSRFITYPSLPSTHPSLIPFSNSCRYKGTRGTWLSSHSPTASLQIRNYKSISHAVLTVCLHGNILEEHYVSKLHFTWPLVSCLSGYPPRGSRSLFVSYKDSLGQDILKDSTETEPLNSDIRSEISLESKFMSADGIPSRACEEESSVMTPVQTSSFETQFPLSLNYEVEQDSQTEKTLPSRNHEDISSALPPSFASFLSNCCSEVQQVAAQPTSFEDVDLKSQIARYMEDSSFQEMLIKVEKVISEIGDDLLL, from the exons atggCGGGATCTCTAGCATTAGTACTAAGCGAACCTCAAGAGAAATCTGTTTCGAACATCAAAGAAGAATGGCAAAAAGTCTCATACTCTCGGTTTATCACCTATCCTTCTCTCCCTTCCACGCATCCCTCGCTCATCCCTTTCTCTAACAGTTGCCGATACAAAGGGACTCGCGGCACTTGGCTTTCCTCTCACTCTCCAACCGCATCTCTGCAAATCCGTAACTACAAATCCATCTCTCACGCTGTCCTCACCGTCTGTTTGCACGGCAATATCCTT GAAGAGCACTATGTTTCAAAGTTGCACTTCACATGGCCACTAGTGTCATGTCTATCTGGATATCCTCCTAGAGGTAGCAGATCTTTGTTTGTCAGCTATAAAGACTCTCTTGGCCAG GATATCTTGAAGGATTCCACTGAAACTGAACCTCTGAATAGTGACATTCGATCTGAAATTTCTTTGGAATCTAAGTTCATGTCTGCTGACGGAATTCCATCTAG AGCTTGTGAGGAGGAATCAAGTGTCATGACTCCCGTTCAGACTTCTTCTTTCGAAACCCAATTCCCATTGAGTTTGAACTATGAAGTTGAGCAAGACTCACAAACCGAGAAAACATTACCAAGTCGCAACCATGAAGACATTTCTTCTGCTTTGCCTCCTAGCTTTGCTTCATTTCTGAGCAACTGCTGTTCTGAGGTCCAGCAAG TTGCAGCCCAGCCGACTTCATTTGAGGATGTCGATCTCAAATCTCAAATTGCG AGATACATGGAAGATTCCTCTTTCCAAG AGATGTTGATTAAAGTGGAGAAAGTTATTAGTGAAATTGGAGATGATCTGTTGCTGTGA
- the LOC8273492 gene encoding protein POOR HOMOLOGOUS SYNAPSIS 1 isoform X1 has protein sequence MAGSLALVLSEPQEKSVSNIKEEWQKVSYSRFITYPSLPSTHPSLIPFSNSCRYKGTRGTWLSSHSPTASLQIRNYKSISHAVLTVCLHGNILEEHYVSKLHFTWPLVSCLSGYPPRGSRSLFVSYKDSLGQIQKFALRFSVISEAETFINALKDILKDSTETEPLNSDIRSEISLESKFMSADGIPSRACEEESSVMTPVQTSSFETQFPLSLNYEVEQDSQTEKTLPSRNHEDISSALPPSFASFLSNCCSEVQQVAAQPTSFEDVDLKSQIARYMEDSSFQEMLIKVEKVISEIGDDLLL, from the exons atggCGGGATCTCTAGCATTAGTACTAAGCGAACCTCAAGAGAAATCTGTTTCGAACATCAAAGAAGAATGGCAAAAAGTCTCATACTCTCGGTTTATCACCTATCCTTCTCTCCCTTCCACGCATCCCTCGCTCATCCCTTTCTCTAACAGTTGCCGATACAAAGGGACTCGCGGCACTTGGCTTTCCTCTCACTCTCCAACCGCATCTCTGCAAATCCGTAACTACAAATCCATCTCTCACGCTGTCCTCACCGTCTGTTTGCACGGCAATATCCTT GAAGAGCACTATGTTTCAAAGTTGCACTTCACATGGCCACTAGTGTCATGTCTATCTGGATATCCTCCTAGAGGTAGCAGATCTTTGTTTGTCAGCTATAAAGACTCTCTTGGCCAG ATCCAGAAGTTTGCGTTGCGATTTTCTGTGATTTCTGAAGCGGAGACATTTATAAATGCTTTGAAG GATATCTTGAAGGATTCCACTGAAACTGAACCTCTGAATAGTGACATTCGATCTGAAATTTCTTTGGAATCTAAGTTCATGTCTGCTGACGGAATTCCATCTAG AGCTTGTGAGGAGGAATCAAGTGTCATGACTCCCGTTCAGACTTCTTCTTTCGAAACCCAATTCCCATTGAGTTTGAACTATGAAGTTGAGCAAGACTCACAAACCGAGAAAACATTACCAAGTCGCAACCATGAAGACATTTCTTCTGCTTTGCCTCCTAGCTTTGCTTCATTTCTGAGCAACTGCTGTTCTGAGGTCCAGCAAG TTGCAGCCCAGCCGACTTCATTTGAGGATGTCGATCTCAAATCTCAAATTGCG AGATACATGGAAGATTCCTCTTTCCAAG AGATGTTGATTAAAGTGGAGAAAGTTATTAGTGAAATTGGAGATGATCTGTTGCTGTGA